Proteins from one Niallia circulans genomic window:
- the msrB gene encoding peptide-methionine (R)-S-oxide reductase MsrB: MNKNELKEKLTPIQYEVTQNNGTEPPFHNEYWNEFADGIYVDVISGKPLFSSNDKYDAGCGWPSFTKPIAEEDLVENTDTSHFMVRTEVRTKETDSHLGHVFNDGPHPTGLRYCMNSASLRFVRKEDLEAEGYGKYKVLFDED; encoded by the coding sequence ATGAATAAAAACGAATTGAAAGAAAAGCTGACACCAATTCAATATGAAGTGACACAAAACAACGGAACAGAACCGCCGTTTCATAATGAGTATTGGAACGAATTTGCGGACGGCATTTATGTCGATGTCATCTCAGGCAAACCATTGTTCAGCTCAAATGACAAGTATGATGCAGGCTGCGGCTGGCCGAGCTTCACAAAACCAATCGCAGAAGAGGATCTTGTTGAAAATACAGATACAAGCCATTTTATGGTGAGAACAGAGGTAAGAACAAAGGAAACTGATTCCCATCTTGGCCATGTCTTCAACGATGGACCACATCCAACAGGATTACGCTACTGCATGAATTCTGCATCGCTTCGCTTCGTTAGAAAAGAAGACCTAGAAGCAGAAGGTTATGGGAAATATAAAGTTTTGTTTGACGAAGATTGA
- the rsgA gene encoding ribosome small subunit-dependent GTPase A, whose product MDLTKMGFNDNINSALAQLNKEGLIAGRVALEHKRLYRVYTEIGELLCEVSGKLSFDAVGRDDYPAVGDWVAVLPRNGEAKGTIISVLPRKSKFSRKAAGLTTEEQIVAANVDTIFLVNSLNEDLNLRRIERYLTLTWESGANPVILLTKSELADNMADKIASVESIAFGVPVIALSVHEKQGLDSLNDYLLPQKTIALLGSSGVGKSTLTNYLLGYEKQLVKNIREDDDKGRHTTTYREMVVLPNGCVLIDTPGMRELQLWNSNSGLSESFTDVEHLAADCRFRDCSHLGEAGCAVKQAVEDGRLEESRLNSYFKMNKELAYLERRQSKKAQADEKKKWKSIHKAIKTKRK is encoded by the coding sequence ATGGATTTAACTAAAATGGGTTTTAATGACAATATAAATAGCGCTTTAGCACAATTAAACAAGGAAGGTCTCATTGCTGGACGGGTTGCTTTAGAGCATAAGAGACTTTATCGAGTATATACGGAAATAGGAGAATTATTGTGTGAGGTTTCAGGGAAACTTTCCTTTGATGCTGTTGGCAGAGACGATTATCCAGCTGTAGGCGATTGGGTGGCTGTATTGCCTCGCAATGGCGAAGCGAAAGGAACCATCATTTCCGTCCTTCCGAGGAAAAGTAAGTTTTCCAGAAAAGCAGCAGGATTGACAACAGAGGAGCAAATTGTCGCCGCAAATGTCGATACTATTTTCCTTGTCAATTCCTTAAATGAGGATTTGAATTTACGAAGAATAGAAAGATACTTGACACTGACATGGGAAAGCGGAGCAAATCCAGTGATCCTGCTTACAAAATCTGAGCTTGCTGACAATATGGCAGACAAAATTGCCAGTGTGGAATCCATTGCATTTGGTGTTCCAGTTATCGCTCTCAGTGTCCATGAAAAGCAGGGGCTTGACTCCTTAAATGATTATTTGCTCCCTCAAAAAACAATTGCGTTATTAGGGTCCTCTGGTGTTGGAAAGTCAACACTGACTAATTATTTGCTTGGTTATGAAAAGCAATTAGTGAAAAACATTAGAGAGGATGATGATAAGGGGCGTCATACAACAACATATCGAGAAATGGTTGTACTGCCTAATGGCTGTGTGCTGATTGATACACCAGGAATGAGAGAGCTGCAGCTTTGGAACAGTAATTCCGGTTTATCAGAAAGCTTTACAGATGTCGAGCACCTTGCAGCAGATTGTCGTTTCAGGGATTGCAGCCATCTAGGTGAAGCCGGTTGTGCTGTTAAGCAGGCCGTAGAGGACGGCAGATTGGAAGAAAGCCGTCTCAACAGCTATTTCAAGATGAACAAAGAGCTCGCCTATTTGGAAAGAAGGCAAAGCAAAAAAGCACAGGCAGATGAAAAGAAGAAGTGGAAAAGTATTCACAAGGCGATAAAAACAAAGCGTAAATAA
- a CDS encoding YozD family protein — translation MKEIDVIIDTEEIAEFFFRELLKRGYVPTEEEMDELADITFEYLLEKCIIDEELDD, via the coding sequence TTGAAAGAGATTGATGTAATAATAGATACGGAGGAAATTGCTGAGTTTTTCTTTCGTGAGCTATTAAAAAGGGGATACGTTCCCACAGAAGAAGAGATGGATGAATTGGCTGACATCACGTTTGAATATTTGCTTGAAAAATGCATTATTGATGAAGAATTGGATGACTAG
- a CDS encoding YozE family protein, whose product MTKSFYHFLMKFRHPEPKDAISRFANHAYLDHSFPKNSFDYDEVSNYLELNGHYLDSMRIFDEAWETYLFQEEKETRY is encoded by the coding sequence ATGACAAAATCTTTTTACCATTTTTTAATGAAATTCCGACATCCCGAGCCAAAGGACGCCATCAGCAGATTTGCAAATCATGCTTATTTAGATCACAGTTTTCCTAAAAACAGCTTTGACTATGATGAAGTGAGCAATTATTTGGAGCTTAATGGCCATTATTTAGACAGTATGAGAATCTTTGATGAAGCATGGGAGACCTACTTATTCCAAGAAGAGAAGGAAACACGCTATTAG
- the ilvA gene encoding threonine ammonia-lyase IlvA: MEQNVMKKMVQLEDILIAYQRIKDIVAHTPLQKNHRLSEKYDCNIYIKREDLQHVRSFKLRGAFYSMVMQEKEKMKNGVVCASAGNHAQGVAYSCRYLGVHGKIFMPATTPKQKVTQVKMFGKNYVEVVLVGDTFDDSYEEAIKCATGEERAFIHPFNDEHVIAGQGTVGIEIMNDIDEPVDYVFASIGGGGLMAGLSTYIKGVSPATKMIGVEPAGAPSMKEAILQRQVVTLNKIDKFVDGAAVKRVGEKSYDVCKQLLEDILLVPEGKVCTSILSLYNEHAIVAEPAGALPVAALDLYRDKIKGKNVVVVISGGNNDIDRMQDIKERSLLYEGLLYHFIVNFPQRAGALREFLDEVLGPDDDITRFEYIKKNNKENGPALVGLELKHREDYKGLIERMDIKGFAYTELNKDSNLFNLLV, encoded by the coding sequence ATGGAACAAAATGTAATGAAAAAAATGGTGCAGCTGGAGGATATTCTAATTGCATACCAGCGAATTAAAGACATAGTGGCCCATACTCCTTTACAAAAGAATCATAGATTATCAGAAAAATATGATTGTAATATCTATATCAAAAGAGAAGATTTACAGCATGTTCGTTCCTTTAAATTAAGAGGAGCCTTTTATTCTATGGTAATGCAGGAAAAAGAAAAAATGAAAAATGGAGTAGTATGTGCAAGTGCAGGGAATCATGCGCAGGGAGTCGCCTATTCATGCCGGTATTTAGGTGTGCATGGGAAGATTTTTATGCCTGCAACAACACCGAAGCAAAAAGTAACACAGGTGAAAATGTTTGGTAAAAATTATGTCGAGGTTGTTCTTGTTGGAGATACGTTTGACGACTCGTACGAAGAGGCAATCAAGTGTGCCACTGGGGAAGAGCGCGCATTTATCCATCCGTTTAATGATGAGCATGTGATTGCAGGGCAAGGAACAGTTGGGATTGAGATTATGAATGACATTGATGAGCCTGTCGATTATGTATTTGCAAGCATTGGCGGGGGCGGACTTATGGCAGGATTAAGCACTTATATTAAAGGTGTGTCTCCTGCAACGAAAATGATCGGTGTCGAGCCAGCAGGCGCTCCTTCGATGAAGGAGGCTATCCTGCAGCGCCAAGTTGTCACCCTTAATAAGATTGATAAATTTGTTGACGGTGCTGCCGTCAAGCGTGTTGGCGAAAAAAGCTATGATGTGTGTAAACAGCTGCTGGAGGATATTCTTCTTGTTCCAGAAGGAAAGGTGTGCACATCTATACTCTCCCTTTATAATGAGCACGCAATTGTCGCAGAGCCGGCAGGTGCTCTCCCTGTTGCTGCATTGGATTTATATAGGGACAAGATTAAAGGCAAGAATGTCGTTGTTGTTATAAGCGGAGGCAATAACGATATTGACAGAATGCAGGATATTAAAGAAAGATCCTTGTTATATGAAGGACTGCTTTATCATTTTATCGTCAATTTCCCGCAAAGAGCAGGAGCACTAAGGGAATTCCTTGATGAGGTGTTAGGGCCTGATGATGATATAACAAGGTTTGAATATATTAAGAAAAACAATAAGGAAAATGGACCAGCGTTAGTCGGACTGGAGCTAAAACACAGGGAAGACTATAAAGGACTTATTGAAAGAATGGACATTAAGGGCTTTGCTTATACAGAGCTTAATAAAGATTCTAATTTATTTAATTTGCTCGTTTAA
- the msrA gene encoding peptide-methionine (S)-S-oxide reductase MsrA, translating to MEQQYEKATFAGGCFWCMVKPFDQQPGIISVVSGYTGGHKENPTYKEVCSETTGHYEAVQITFDPSLFPYEKLLEVYWQQIDPTDPGGQFFDRGLSYQTAIFYHNEEQKKIAEESKKALGERGKFNKPIATKIIPATAFYDAEEYHQDYYKKNSLHYNAYHVGSGRAAFIKNNWGDKHE from the coding sequence ATGGAACAACAATACGAAAAAGCAACATTTGCCGGCGGCTGTTTCTGGTGTATGGTTAAACCTTTTGACCAGCAGCCTGGAATTATTTCAGTCGTTTCAGGCTATACAGGCGGACATAAGGAAAATCCTACTTATAAGGAGGTCTGTTCTGAGACAACAGGTCATTATGAGGCAGTCCAGATTACGTTCGATCCTTCGCTGTTTCCTTACGAAAAGCTTCTTGAAGTCTACTGGCAGCAAATTGACCCGACAGATCCGGGCGGCCAGTTTTTTGACAGAGGGTTGTCCTATCAAACCGCGATATTCTATCATAATGAAGAACAGAAAAAAATAGCTGAGGAATCAAAAAAAGCTTTAGGAGAACGCGGCAAATTCAACAAGCCGATTGCGACAAAGATCATTCCCGCAACTGCGTTTTATGATGCGGAGGAATATCATCAAGATTACTATAAGAAAAATTCGCTGCATTATAATGCCTATCATGTAGGATCAGGCAGAGCCGCGTTTATTAAAAATAACTGGGGGGATAAGCATGAATAA
- a CDS encoding SGNH/GDSL hydrolase family protein, which yields MKTKTYTLLISCVIGLAFVLLYCLYQPKQTSSTAKNVFDKIRSSEPISYLVIGDSIGRGSGASKDQTKWFYLLEQSMFETHGSPMQRNMLVQSGATAFEGLYKFRNSSLKNIDLVFIVFGENDRKYMNKEVFYTFYSQLLMQVKEKYPVAEIITLTESSLDNENFVDTIAEVSKEVNAINLDMRIPFNESGKSMKRLTKDLIHPNDDGYLLYSDYIYQYLEARIQAGNTNTDVPKNEYSAMAINMETKNNYIFKDSSFIKREGYYTSDEKGASIDFTFTGTYLGANMIRSPLGGLVDVYIDDEFVTSISTWWPFKKPRSLYIAGGLSDSKHTVSFRTTGKSSSHNTSGFHRVQISSVIVQDN from the coding sequence ATGAAAACCAAAACCTATACTCTTTTAATCAGCTGTGTGATTGGATTAGCTTTCGTTTTGCTTTATTGCCTCTACCAGCCAAAACAGACAAGCTCTACCGCCAAAAATGTCTTTGACAAAATTAGATCAAGTGAGCCAATATCTTATTTAGTAATTGGTGACAGTATCGGCAGAGGGTCTGGTGCAAGCAAGGATCAAACAAAATGGTTTTACTTGTTAGAGCAGTCCATGTTTGAAACGCATGGCTCACCAATGCAGAGGAATATGCTTGTACAAAGCGGGGCTACAGCTTTCGAAGGCTTATATAAATTCAGAAATTCCTCCCTTAAGAATATTGATCTTGTTTTTATCGTATTCGGTGAAAATGATCGTAAATATATGAATAAGGAAGTATTCTACACCTTTTACAGCCAGCTGCTTATGCAAGTTAAGGAGAAATACCCGGTTGCTGAAATTATTACACTAACGGAAAGCAGCTTAGACAATGAAAATTTCGTAGATACAATTGCGGAAGTATCAAAAGAGGTAAATGCGATAAATCTGGATATGAGAATTCCATTTAATGAATCAGGCAAGAGCATGAAACGTTTAACAAAAGATTTAATCCATCCAAATGACGATGGCTATTTGCTATATAGTGATTATATTTATCAGTATTTAGAAGCAAGAATTCAAGCAGGGAATACAAACACAGATGTTCCCAAAAATGAGTATTCTGCAATGGCCATCAATATGGAAACAAAAAACAACTATATCTTTAAAGACAGCTCTTTTATTAAAAGGGAAGGCTATTATACTTCTGATGAAAAAGGAGCAAGCATTGACTTTACCTTCACGGGCACATATCTTGGGGCAAATATGATAAGAAGTCCTTTAGGAGGCTTGGTGGATGTTTATATTGATGACGAGTTTGTCACGAGCATTTCAACATGGTGGCCCTTCAAAAAGCCTCGTTCCCTTTATATAGCCGGCGGGCTTTCTGACAGCAAGCACACAGTGTCGTTTCGGACGACAGGAAAGTCTTCTTCTCATAATACTTCCGGTTTTCACAGGGTACAGATTTCATCAGTTATCGTGCAAGATAACTAA
- a CDS encoding DUF4397 domain-containing protein has translation MQKQGDSYPFQEAGMYNLLSDYYKYTNPDLHIYYYQKHLEVLRKALPQNSITTDLDRQTEYGKLRFIHTAAQKPIVDIYINGVKLFKEVSFKSVTNDMTLPVGRYQVDIYETGAMVDSLCSQKILVESNIFHTITFLESANNYLKLYTYQEDPFVHPSETKLRIIHLHPKMYALNIAVQKGDVVFPNLHLKAATSYLGLYPMTVYLEAKDAETNSKLASFPPLTLKENKAYSALILEGTSADVSAEILLISI, from the coding sequence ATGCAAAAACAAGGAGACAGCTATCCCTTCCAAGAAGCCGGAATGTACAATCTGCTGAGTGATTATTATAAATATACTAATCCAGACCTCCATATATACTATTATCAAAAGCATCTCGAAGTTCTTAGAAAAGCATTGCCCCAAAACTCGATAACAACAGACTTAGACAGGCAAACAGAGTACGGCAAACTAAGATTCATCCATACAGCTGCCCAAAAGCCTATTGTCGATATTTATATAAATGGAGTAAAGCTGTTTAAAGAGGTCTCCTTTAAATCGGTAACAAATGACATGACATTGCCAGTCGGCCGCTATCAAGTTGACATCTATGAAACAGGCGCAATGGTTGACTCCCTTTGCAGCCAAAAAATTCTTGTTGAAAGCAATATCTTTCATACCATTACCTTTTTAGAATCAGCAAATAATTACTTAAAGCTTTATACCTACCAAGAAGACCCTTTTGTCCATCCATCAGAAACAAAGCTGCGTATCATACATCTTCATCCCAAAATGTATGCATTAAATATTGCCGTTCAAAAAGGTGATGTTGTTTTCCCCAATTTACATTTAAAGGCGGCTACTTCCTATCTTGGACTTTACCCTATGACTGTCTACTTAGAGGCAAAGGATGCGGAAACAAACAGCAAACTAGCAAGCTTTCCTCCGCTCACATTAAAGGAAAACAAAGCTTATTCAGCTCTAATTCTAGAGGGTACCTCAGCAGATGTAAGCGCCGAAATATTGCTGATTTCCATATAA
- a CDS encoding ATP-binding protein encodes MMIKKMKQIPLLNKIQIFSFCMPLFLLACAAIAIFAIFSYEWKEDLTYRADSLLKNAEYQLTNADKSSTISDQDKEMLTSFLTIQNEPVENTYICLYDESSACQEWSVIHQDGTYSSVSSTALQEIYNQIGRKGVSHNSDDFLGFHKENSSYFYTAFLPLKDEYDNIVGGIGMDISADDLFQHIHKLLAAIIAIFVVTALLLFVYTKITISKYLLPLKEVIWGLQEISSGNLEVELTSHGASDIRMISESLNEMVRKLAMLFTRLSKTSKELGTLSRDIELNSVEEALNEMDNIMNYTKIHRELQRAEKMNAIGQLAASVAHEIRNPMTVVKGFLQIFLAKEHISEEERMYIKLMIEEMNRAETIINDYLSLAKPGIEQTEKIDGQDMIIKVIDLMYSYAMMSKSITFERDIQQVFLRANNSELKQVLINILKNGIESMQQGGVLSVYLYTKEGYGIFEIKDTGIGMTEEELSRLGTAFYSLKEKGTGMGLMVSYQMIEQMKGKIEVESKRGVGTTFKVFIPLY; translated from the coding sequence ATGATGATAAAAAAAATGAAGCAGATTCCTCTATTAAATAAAATTCAAATATTCTCTTTCTGTATGCCTTTATTTCTTTTAGCGTGTGCTGCTATAGCTATTTTTGCAATCTTTTCCTACGAATGGAAGGAAGACTTGACTTATCGTGCTGACAGTCTGTTAAAGAATGCAGAATATCAGCTAACGAATGCTGATAAAAGCAGCACGATAAGTGATCAAGATAAGGAAATGCTCACATCCTTTCTAACAATACAAAATGAACCGGTAGAGAATACATATATTTGCTTATATGATGAGTCCTCTGCATGCCAGGAGTGGTCAGTCATTCATCAGGACGGCACATATTCGTCTGTAAGCAGTACGGCATTACAGGAAATATACAATCAAATTGGGCGAAAAGGCGTTTCACATAACAGTGATGATTTTCTTGGCTTTCATAAGGAAAACAGCAGCTATTTTTATACTGCCTTCCTTCCTTTAAAGGATGAATATGACAATATAGTCGGTGGAATTGGCATGGATATATCTGCAGATGATTTATTTCAGCATATTCATAAGCTACTTGCTGCTATCATTGCTATATTTGTTGTGACTGCACTCCTTTTGTTTGTATATACGAAAATAACCATAAGTAAATACCTCCTTCCATTAAAGGAGGTTATTTGGGGACTTCAGGAGATTAGCAGCGGCAATTTAGAGGTAGAGCTAACTAGCCATGGTGCTTCTGATATTAGGATGATAAGTGAGAGCCTTAACGAGATGGTTAGGAAACTCGCTATGCTATTTACAAGACTGTCTAAAACCTCCAAAGAATTAGGTACTTTATCGCGTGATATCGAATTGAATTCGGTGGAAGAGGCACTGAATGAAATGGATAATATTATGAATTACACGAAAATCCACCGGGAATTGCAGCGTGCAGAAAAAATGAATGCAATCGGTCAACTTGCGGCATCTGTTGCACATGAAATAAGAAATCCGATGACGGTTGTTAAAGGGTTTCTACAAATATTCTTGGCGAAGGAGCATATAAGCGAAGAGGAGCGTATGTACATAAAGCTCATGATTGAAGAAATGAATCGGGCTGAGACAATCATCAATGATTATTTATCCTTGGCTAAGCCGGGAATTGAGCAAACAGAAAAAATTGATGGTCAAGATATGATAATAAAAGTCATTGATCTTATGTACTCCTATGCCATGATGTCGAAAAGTATTACATTTGAACGGGACATCCAGCAAGTATTTTTACGTGCAAACAACAGTGAATTAAAGCAAGTATTAATCAATATTCTTAAAAACGGGATTGAATCGATGCAGCAGGGCGGAGTATTAAGTGTTTATCTATATACAAAAGAAGGGTATGGAATATTTGAAATAAAGGATACTGGTATTGGAATGACAGAGGAAGAATTAAGCAGGCTTGGCACTGCCTTTTATTCCTTAAAGGAAAAAGGAACAGGCATGGGATTAATGGTCAGCTACCAAATGATTGAACAGATGAAAGGCAAAATAGAAGTGGAAAGTAAAAGAGGCGTTGGAACAACATTTAAAGTATTTATTCCACTTTATTAA
- a CDS encoding SGNH/GDSL hydrolase family protein has protein sequence MRPFTLIISIITLLLLSSCGNNTSFHKNNGKETVLAMKQEVPESFVSEELNVVAAGDSLTQGVGDSTGTGGYVPYLQKLFQQEQGIGTVTISNYGVKGNRTDQLLKKIKSAEVKQSISDADMVILTIGGNDIMKVVRDHISNLQLDDFTPQMKTFETNLYNVLREIRKDNQQAAIVLVGVYNPFTKWFADVDEMNDIVAEWNRTGENILTLYDNTYFVPIEQIFSDTTENLLYTDYFHPNDKGYKLIADEIYTKVKETAIGDILATKRMNRENRGE, from the coding sequence ATGAGACCATTTACCTTAATAATTTCTATTATTACGCTTTTATTGCTTTCTTCTTGTGGCAACAATACCTCTTTTCATAAAAATAATGGAAAAGAAACTGTATTGGCCATGAAGCAGGAAGTCCCTGAGAGCTTTGTTTCGGAGGAATTGAATGTGGTCGCAGCAGGTGATTCCTTAACACAAGGGGTCGGTGACAGCACTGGTACAGGAGGCTATGTCCCTTATTTACAGAAATTATTTCAGCAAGAACAGGGAATAGGCACCGTAACCATTAGCAATTATGGTGTAAAAGGCAATAGGACGGACCAGCTTTTGAAAAAAATTAAATCTGCTGAAGTGAAGCAGTCCATTAGTGATGCTGATATGGTTATTTTAACAATCGGTGGAAATGATATTATGAAGGTTGTTAGGGACCATATCTCAAATTTACAGCTTGATGATTTTACACCTCAGATGAAAACCTTCGAAACAAATCTTTATAACGTTCTGAGAGAAATTCGCAAAGACAATCAACAGGCAGCAATTGTTCTTGTTGGAGTATATAATCCGTTTACGAAGTGGTTTGCAGATGTTGATGAGATGAATGATATTGTGGCAGAATGGAATCGGACCGGGGAAAACATACTTACCCTTTATGACAACACGTATTTTGTCCCAATTGAACAAATCTTTTCAGATACAACGGAAAACCTATTGTATACAGATTATTTTCACCCTAATGATAAGGGCTATAAGTTGATTGCTGATGAAATATACACGAAAGTTAAAGAAACAGCCATTGGGGATATTTTGGCGACAAAGCGCATGAATAGAGAGAACAGGGGAGAATGA
- a CDS encoding sporulation protein, which yields MSIFKKALASVGVGAAKIDAVLDKRDYMPGEKLAGEINIVGGNVEQNIEAIYVRLYTEYEVEHDDKKETRTALIGEFMAAGAFTISVKEKKVIPFSGTLPHDIPYTIGKTKVWISTGLDIKQAIDPSDVDPINIIPSPLVDEVFRAFQELGFKMKSGVCKEAGRRHQLRLPFVQEFEFIPYAGDFRGKLDEVELVILSSGENAMEVMLQIDRKARGLSGLFAEALDMDESYVSLSIHKHELPGLKNTLYQLINKYA from the coding sequence ATGTCTATATTTAAAAAAGCGTTGGCAAGTGTGGGGGTTGGTGCTGCTAAAATTGATGCAGTGCTGGATAAGAGGGATTATATGCCAGGTGAAAAGTTAGCGGGAGAAATAAATATTGTCGGCGGCAATGTGGAGCAGAATATTGAAGCAATTTATGTAAGACTGTATACAGAATATGAAGTGGAGCACGATGATAAAAAAGAAACACGCACAGCTTTAATAGGAGAATTTATGGCAGCAGGCGCCTTCACGATAAGTGTAAAGGAAAAAAAGGTAATCCCATTTTCTGGTACTCTTCCACATGATATTCCTTATACCATAGGAAAAACAAAGGTATGGATTTCAACTGGCCTCGATATTAAGCAAGCTATTGATCCAAGCGATGTAGATCCAATTAATATTATTCCATCTCCACTTGTTGATGAAGTGTTTCGTGCATTTCAAGAATTAGGCTTTAAAATGAAAAGTGGTGTTTGCAAGGAGGCTGGCAGGCGGCATCAACTGAGACTGCCATTTGTACAGGAATTTGAGTTCATCCCATATGCAGGAGACTTTCGCGGGAAGCTGGATGAAGTGGAACTTGTGATACTGTCTTCTGGTGAAAATGCAATGGAAGTTATGTTGCAAATTGACAGGAAAGCGCGTGGACTTTCTGGCTTATTCGCAGAAGCACTTGACATGGATGAAAGCTATGTATCATTAAGTATTCACAAACATGAGTTGCCAGGATTAAAGAATACTCTTTACCAGTTGATTAATAAATACGCCTAA
- a CDS encoding YpmS family protein: protein MFKKKWKAAFLLLAGINIVILLALVLLIFLPADRSTSDNADAGNDEVIPFQVTTNKEDLTLLINSYLEKEGLNGPVHYEVNLSDEVELFGYLPIFNSDIEMKLTFEPIPLENGDLTLKQKSISIGQLSLPVSYVMKFIENQYKLPTWVNINPDDETIDVHLTNMKIGDGMSAEVKEFDLENDRIQFNLLLPVNE from the coding sequence TTGTTTAAGAAAAAATGGAAAGCAGCATTTTTACTATTAGCAGGCATCAATATTGTTATACTGCTTGCACTTGTCCTGCTTATATTTTTACCTGCGGACAGGTCAACTTCGGACAATGCGGATGCAGGAAATGATGAGGTTATACCGTTTCAGGTCACAACGAATAAGGAAGACTTGACACTGCTCATCAACAGCTATTTGGAAAAGGAAGGCTTAAATGGACCTGTCCATTATGAGGTTAACCTATCAGATGAAGTAGAGCTTTTCGGTTATTTACCGATTTTTAACAGCGACATTGAAATGAAATTAACATTTGAACCAATCCCGCTTGAAAATGGAGATCTCACATTAAAGCAAAAGTCAATCAGTATTGGACAGCTGTCCTTACCAGTATCTTATGTGATGAAGTTTATTGAAAATCAATATAAGCTCCCAACCTGGGTTAATATTAATCCAGATGATGAGACGATTGATGTACATTTAACAAATATGAAGATTGGGGACGGCATGAGTGCGGAAGTGAAGGAGTTTGATCTTGAAAATGACCGCATTCAATTTAATCTTCTCCTTCCTGTTAATGAATAA
- a CDS encoding DegV family protein, which yields MKRVKIVTDSTVDLADELIEKYEIEVIPLSITINGETFLDRVDIEPAEFIQKMKEVDNLPKTSQPPVGLFLETYNKLNEQGYEIISIHMTGGMSGTVDSARSAASLTEANVTVFDSEFISKALSFQVIEAAICAQNGNNKNEILEKIQHIKKHTKLYVVVDTLENLIKGGRIGKGKAFIGSLLNIKPIASLEEGVYNPVTKVRSRAQAVKYLANAFAEDCLGKTIKRVGITHADSLDYAKMLQEAIEKVSGFNKIEIDFTTPVISTHTGPGALGFSYYVE from the coding sequence ATGAAAAGAGTTAAAATTGTTACTGACTCCACCGTAGATTTGGCAGATGAATTAATTGAAAAATATGAAATTGAAGTGATTCCTTTATCCATAACAATTAATGGGGAAACTTTTTTAGATAGAGTAGATATTGAACCAGCAGAATTTATTCAAAAAATGAAGGAAGTAGACAATCTTCCGAAAACATCTCAACCTCCAGTAGGCTTGTTTTTGGAAACCTACAATAAGCTTAATGAACAGGGATATGAGATCATTTCTATTCATATGACTGGCGGAATGAGCGGAACAGTCGATTCTGCTCGCAGTGCTGCTTCTTTAACAGAGGCAAATGTTACCGTATTTGATTCTGAGTTTATTTCGAAAGCCTTATCCTTTCAGGTTATAGAAGCAGCAATATGTGCACAAAATGGCAACAACAAAAATGAAATCCTCGAAAAAATTCAGCATATTAAGAAGCATACGAAGCTATATGTTGTGGTGGATACACTTGAAAACCTGATAAAAGGCGGAAGAATAGGCAAAGGGAAAGCTTTTATCGGTTCACTCTTGAACATAAAGCCGATCGCCTCATTAGAAGAAGGAGTATACAACCCTGTCACAAAAGTACGAAGCAGAGCGCAAGCAGTTAAGTATTTGGCAAATGCGTTTGCAGAGGATTGCTTAGGTAAAACAATTAAAAGAGTTGGTATTACACATGCAGACAGTCTCGACTATGCCAAAATGCTTCAGGAAGCAATTGAAAAGGTGTCAGGCTTTAATAAAATCGAAATAGATTTCACTACACCAGTTATAAGTACACACACAGGACCAGGAGCATTAGGATTCAGCTACTACGTTGAATAG
- a CDS encoding YflJ family protein yields the protein MAYFGSKGWYVSRLKELGINRHPQEQRKLELYKTYMLRNLYQEQLEKIKGEV from the coding sequence ATGGCGTATTTTGGTTCGAAAGGCTGGTATGTTAGCCGTCTGAAAGAATTGGGAATAAACCGACATCCACAAGAACAAAGGAAGCTTGAATTATACAAAACATATATGTTAAGGAATTTATATCAGGAGCAGCTCGAAAAAATAAAAGGAGAAGTTTAG